TCGACTATCGCCGCCAGATTGCGATGGTTTTTCAGGAGCCGCTTTTGTTTGATGCGACCGTCTTTGATAACGTCGCGGCGGGTCTGAAAATTCGCGGGCTGGGGAGAGCGGAAATTGGCCGGATGGTTCCCGAATATCTCGAGCGCTTCGGCATAGCACATCTGGCGAAACGTTCCGCCCGGAAACTCTCCGGCGGGGAGGCGCAGCGCACGAGCCTCGCCCGCGCCTTCGTCAACAAACCCCAGATCATTTTCCTCGACGAGCCCTTCTCCTCGCTCGACCCGCCAACCCGCGACGCCCTTACCGGCGATCTCGAGCGGATCATCCGCGAAACCGGGACAACGGCGGTTGCCTCGACCCACGACCAGACGGAGGCGCTCCGGCTGGCCAACCGTCTGGCGGTAATGGCGGAAGGACGGATCGTACAGATCGGTACGCCCGCCGAGGTGATGTACCGGCCCATAAGCGAGACCGTCGCCTCCTTTGTGGGTGTGGAAACGGTACTGCGGGGACGGGTTGTGCGGTTTGCCGAAGGGGTCTTTACTGCTGCCGTGGAGGGGGGGGGAATCGAGGCGGTGGGGAATGTCCGGATGGGCGAGGAGGTGCTCTGCTGCATCCGACCGGAGCATGTAACCCTTTCCACCAATACCCCTACCCAGACTACAAGCGCCCGGAACGTCTTTTCCGGAACAATCCGGGAGATTACACCGCTCGGCCTTTTCCAGCGGATCCGCGTTGATTGCGGATTCGGCCTGGTCGCCTATGTGACGCGCCAGTCACTCGAAGAACTCCATCTTGAGGAGGGAATGAGAGTCACGGCCTCCTTCAAGGCAACGTCCGTCCACGTCATCCGCCGCGGCGGCGGGACAGGAATCGCTCTTTCTGCGCCTCCCCAGCCCTGAGCGGACCTTCTCGACTCACCAATCACGCCCCAGGTTCAGCCTTTCTGATCCCGACCGTGTTTTTTGCTCAACAAGATCATGCGGCAGTCATTATAAAAAGCGCTGAGTCCGGCGAGGTTTTGTGCTGAACTTTTTTATGAGGCCGCAAACCTTAAGAAAAGTGTGACAATGATCAGCGCGACCAGGACGGCGAAGGCGCCAAGATCATGCCGAAAAAAAGTGAACTCGCAAAGCGTCGTTCGCACTCCGCCGCGCTGGTAGCCCCTTGCCTCCATCGCGAGGGCGAACTCGTCGGCGCGACGAAAAGCGGACAGCAGCAAGGGGACGACAAGCGCCACGACGGCGCGGCCTCTCGGAACGAGGCCCCCGGTTGTAAAATCGGCGCCCCGCGCCATTTGCGCCATGCGGAGCTGTTCATACTCCTCTAACAGCAGCGGGACGAACCGCAGCGCCATCGCAATCATCAAGGCAAGGTCCTGCGAGGGGATTCCCACCCTGGAAAGCGGCCGGAGCAGACGTTCAATGCCGCCGACAAGGGCGGAGGGGGCAGTGGTCAGCGTGAGAAGGGCGGCGGCCAGGATGAGGCTGGCGAACTGCCAGGTGACGTAAAGCCCGCGGAGCAGGCCCTCCTTCGTGATCCGGAGCGGCAGCGGGGCAAGAGTGAAAAGGGGAGTACCCGCGGTAAAGAGGAGATGCACGAGAAAGATCAATGCCAGGAAAAACAGCACGGGCCGGAGCGCCTCCAGAACCCGTGCGGGCGTCATCCGGGCGGCAACAACGATGGCGACGAGAAAGGCGCTGATGAGCGGTATTTCCACCGCCGTCGCCCCGAAAATGAGGAGGCTAAGCGCGACCACGGAAACGATCTTTACCCGGGGATCGAGGCGATGGAGGAGGGTATCGTCCGGCAGGTATTGCCCCAAGCTGATCATTCCGCATTATCTCCCGGGGGATGAAGCCCACTTACTGTCAGGGGTCCGGGCTTGCCGAAGATTTCCTCCGGCGTTCCTGTGCGCAGGAGCAATCCTCGGTCCATGACCGCGACCCGGTCCGCCTCCGCGACGTCGCGCAGGTCGTGGGCAATGTGGATAATCGCCATCCCCTCCAGGTTCAACCGCCGGATGATCGCGAGGATCCGTTCCCGGCTTGCCGCATCGAGATAGGCGGTCGGTTCATCAAAGGCGATGTAACGGGGGTTCATCGCCAGCACCCCGGCAATAGAAAGGAGGCGCTTCTCCCCGCCGGAAAGTGTATGCGGGGCGCGTTTCTCAAACCCCGTCATTCCAACCATCTCCAGTGAAACAGCGACGCGCCGGCGTATCTCCGGGGCGGGAAGGGCGAGGTTACCCGGGCCGAAGGCCACGTCTTCTTCCACCGTCATCCCGACTATCTGGCTGTCCGGGTTCTGAAAGACCATTCCCACCCGCCGCCGGATCTCGCGGACGGAGGAGCCGTCGGTCGTCAGCATCCCGTCCACGCAGACCGTTCCGGAGGCCGGAAACAGGAGGGCGTTCAGGTGCTTGATAAGCGTGGTCTTGCCGCAGCCGTTCGGCCCGATCAGGGCTGCATGTTCGCCCTCGGCAATCTCGAGGCTGATTCCCCGGAGAGAGTCGGGGGCTGCGGCTTCGTAACGGTAAACCAGGTTTTCGACACGAATCATGGGAGCTGTCCGTGCAGGCGTTCCCGGAGTTTGATCGCGATCCAGGCAGTCAGGACGATCTTGAGCAGGTCGCCCGCGAGAAAGGGAAGAACGCCGACAGCCAGCGCCTTCGGAAGCGGCAAACGGGCAATGAGGCTAAGCTGCAAAACACCCAGCGCATACACGACCGCCGTTCCGGCAACGAGCGATACACAAAGCCACGCAAAGCCGGGCCGCTCCTTGAGTGCGGTGAGTTTGCCGATGACGAAGGCGGCGACGACGAAGCCGATCAGATAGCCGCCGGTTGGTCCGAAGAGCACGCCGATCCCCGCCTTGCCGCCGGCAAATACCGGCAGACCAATGATGCCGAGGAGGAGATAAACCACCTGGCTGAGCGCCCCGAGACGTCCCCCGAGCAGCGTTCCGGCGAGACCGAGAAACAGGGTTTGGAGGGTGATCGGCACCGGCGGGAGCGGGATGATGATGTAAGCGCCCACGGCGGTCAGCGCCCCGAAGAGAGAGGCATAGACCATGCCGCGGAGGGAGGTCTGTTCTGGATTCATTTTGGGCCTTTCAATCGGTGTCGAGTGTATTTTCTGCGAGCATACCGCTCTCCCGCCGGATTTTCAATCTTTAATTGCACCGGGACAGACTTCCCGCCGCTGGAGCGACAAAGGCAGTTCCAGGCTGTTTGCTTCGAGAAACGTCTGGTTGGAGAGGATCTCCGCCGCCGGGCCGTCGGCGACAACCCTGCCGCTGCCGATCACAATGCAGCGCTCACAGACATCGAGGATCAGATCGAGGTCGTGGGAGGCGATGATCTTGGAGTGTTTGAAGGTCTTGAGCAGCGTAATCAATGAGCGCCTTGACCGCGGGTCGAGGTTGGAGGCGGGCTCGTCCATCGCCAGGATATCCGGTTCCATGGCCATCACCGCTGCGATGGCGACAGCGCTCTTCTGTCCACTCGACAGATGGTGCGGCGGTTTGTCCTGCAGATTGAGGCTGTTGACCATAGCGAGGGCCTTTTGCACCCGCTTGCGCACGGTCGCCTCATCCATCCCGAGGTTGAGCGGGCCGAAGGCGACATCGTCAAAAACGGTCGGCATGAAGAGCTGGTCATCCGGATTTTGGAAGACGATTCCGACCTTCTTCCGGATCTCCTGCCGCGTTTTTTTGTTCAGGGGCAGATCGCCGATGGTGATCGAACCCGCAGTCGGCAGCAGGTAGCCGTTCATCTGCTGGAGAAGCGTGGATTTGCCCGCCCCGTTGGCGCCGACGACACCGACGGATTCGCCGTGGGTGATCCGGAAATTGATCCCGTTGAGCGCCTCCGTTCCATCGGGATAGCGGTAGGAAACATCTTTGAATTCAACTATATGATGGCTCATTAAAACAGCTCCTGCACGACCCGGCCGAGCTTCTCGGCAACGGGGAAAAAGCGGAAAACTCCCAGAGAGGCGATCATCGCCGACAGGAACAGCAGATCGGAAAGCGCAATATGGGACTGTTTGAGGGTCGGGATGTCTCCCTGAAACCCCCGGGAGAGCATGGCGTAATAGATCCTTTCAGCGCGGTCCACTGTGCGCAGAAAGAGGATCCCGATCAGGCGCACGAACATCTTCATGCCTGCGCCGTGCGACCCGAAGGAACGCATCTCCCTGGCCCGGATGATCCGCATCGCCTCTTCCATCAGGACAAAGAGGTAGCGATATAAAAAGAGGAGCTGCGAAACAAACAGGGCCGGAACGCCCAGACGCCGGAGCGCATGGCAGATACCCGGAAACGACGTCGTCGCGATCAGCAGCAGCGCCGCGCTGACCGTTAGCGCAAATTTCAGTAAAATCGCAAGAAAAGAGAGCCAACCGGCAGACACAGCAAAACCGAAGAGGACAACCGCCGTTTGCGTGTCCAAAAGCGGATTAAAGATGCCGATAAAAAATGCAAAGGGCGAAACAATGAGGATCTTTCTGAGCAGGAACCGGACGGGGATTGCGCCGACGGTTAAAAGCAGCGCTGGAAACAGAAAGAACGGCGCCAGCGCGGCGACCTCATACTTGGGGAAGGAGACAACGGTGAACAAAAACAGGATGGTGGCAATCACCTTGGCCCGCGGGTCGAGACGATGGACGAAGGAGCCCCCGTAGGAGAGCCGGTCCAGCCGGCCGATATCGAAATAGCGCGCATCAAAGGTCATGGTTGCGCATCTTTGCCTCGGCAGGAGCGGATGCTGACGCCGATAAGCACGATAATTCCGAGCACGGCAGCAGCGCCGACCAGCCCGGATACGGAGGTTCCTGTCCCGACGTTCGGCCAGGATGGAGGGGGTTCCGGTTTTTCCTGATAATTTTTCCCCCGCTTGAAGCCGTAATCCGGCAGGAAGGCCGTCTTTTGCTGAATTGTCTTGAGCGCCCGCGCAATCCCCTTTTCCGTGTCCCGGAGTTCGCCGTTGCCGGTCACCTTTGCTATCGACCATTCGAGCCCGTCAGGATTGGTTGAGGCAAGCAGGGAAAGCACCCCTCCGGCGAACACCGCCAACGCCGCGAACGTGATCAGCACCCTCCGCAGCGAAAGTGTCGCGCCCGGCAGCCGGGAGGGCGCCATGCTCTCGAGAAGTTCCGGCCGGGCGTTCTGCACATAGCTGATAACCCCTGCCGTCACAATGCCCTCCACGAGGCCGATGGCCAGGTGGATCGGCTGCATCAGCAGGGTAAAGGCGCCAAAGGGCAAATCGCTGTTCCCCGACAGCAGCGTCTCCAGCACGACGGAAAAGGCGCCGAGTTGCAGGGCAAGAATGACGCTGATCATGGAGGCGGCCAGAATCCGCCCGCGCTGGTTGCTGTTGCCAACCCATGGTTTGTAGATAAACGGGTAGATGAGAAAGCAGGCGTAGAAGCCCAGATTCCAGATATTGCAGCCGAGCGCCAAAAGTCCGCCGTCGGCGAAGAAGAGCGCCTGGACCGTGAGCACCGAGGCCATGACGAGAAAGGCCGCATAGGGGCCGAGGATGATGGCGAGGATCATCCCGCCTGCCAGGTGTCCGCTAGAACCAGTTCCGGGAATCGTGAAATTGATCATCTGCGCGGCGAAAATAAAGGCGCCGAGCACCCCCATCAGCGGGATCATTTTGTCATCGAGCTGAACCTTCAGCTTCTTCGCGGCATATCCTCCTGCCACTGCCGTTGTGGCCCACAAGGTCGTCCCCACGGCGGGGGAAAGCAAAGCATCCGCCATGTGCATTTTGTCCAATCTCCTTCCTCTCGCAGGCACTCCGAAAAGTCGCATCCCTGAGGAGTTCTGCCTGCAAAAAACAACCGGTTTATTCTCCCGCAATCCGTTGCGGCGCCGGATTATGCCATGAATGCAACATTCGTAACACGACTACGAAAAAAAATAATGCCCTACTCGATATCCCTCCCGGTGCTGGACATGCTCAAGGTCGCATGGCGGACCCCCTTGATGGAGCGGAGCGCATCGGCCAACCGCTGCACATCCTCCGCCTTGCCGCGGGCGGCCAATATTTCCAGGCAGTTATGGTGATCGAGGTGGATGTGCTGGGTAGAGATGATCACCTCCTGAAAGTCATGCTGGGTATCGGTTACCCGGCACATGATGTCTCTTTTGTGGTGGTCGTAGATGAGGGTGATGGCGCCGGCCACATCGCACCCCCCCTGCCACTCCCGCTCGACCAGTTCCCGGCGGATCATATCCCGCAGGGCCTCCGAGCGGTTGGTGTACTGCTTTGCCCGGATCAGGTCGTCAAACCTGTCGAGGAGATTTTTTTCTAAGGACACCCCAAAACGAACCAGCTCCGACATCATTTCCTCCGTGTTACGCTGCAGCGGTTTGTGACACACACTGCCGACGTTGTCAAGCCTTTTTCCAAGGAAACCGGCAACAATCTGTCTCTGACCCCGGTTTTTACCGGATAAAGTTGGTAACCACCTTCTCTTCTTTGGGGGGCGGCATGATTTTGTCGGCAGTGGCCTCCTGCATCTTTAACAACCAGGCCATATTCTTGCCCAGCACCCTCATGATCTGTGCCCCTTCGTCATCCTTTATTGCTTCGCCGGGAGTTCGGCCATGTATCACATTCCAATACCGCGATGTGGCAATGATCATTTCGGAGTAGGTGAGATAATGGGTCAAACTATCCAAAGCCGCAGAACCGCCTGTCCTGCGCACCGCTACGACTGCCGCGGCAACTTTATGACGAAATAAATTCCCGTTCGAGCCGGCGACAAAGAACATGCGGTCCAGAAAACTTTTCATCGTACCCGGTATCCCCGAGTAATAGACAGGCGCGCCCAGGATAATGCCATCGGCTTGTTTGACTATCTGTATTAAATCGTTCAGTTCATCAGATTGAATAGAGCATTTTTCATCTTGACTTATGGCGCATTTTCCGCAGGCAATGCAGCCGTGGATCATTTTATGGCCGATGGGTAGTATCTCGAACTCGATGCCGGCGGCTTTAAGTTCATTGCCGACCATGCTTAGTGCATGAAAAGTGTTGCCCTCTTTGTGGGGACTTCCGTTAATGGCGATTACTTTCATTGATTGCAGCACCCCTTGTCCTTTCTATCTCTGAAAAGATATTGTTATTTTGTCGGGAAAAATCAGCTCCCTCACTTCAGCGAATCAAACAGGTATTCCAGCCCGTTGACCTTTATTTCATAGACGGTGCGCAACATTTTCCCCAGTTCCCCTTCCGGGAAGCCTTTCTGGGAAAACCAGACAACATAGCGCTCCGGCAGATCAACGAGGCGATATCCCGCATATCTCCCGAAGGGCATAGTTGCCTGAGCCAGCTTCAGGAAGGCATCCGCATCCTGACGAAGAGGCGGAGAAATTATTTGCTCATCTGCAGTCATTAAATATTCTTACCAGCGCTTACCGCGTGTTTTGAACCATTCCGCCCCATGCTCATGACCGGTCAACAATAATCAGCGTCAGCTAATTTTCTGCCTTCTCCTCCGGCGCCGGTTCGGCTGTTTCCGCGTCTGCCGCGGGAGCGCCCGTTTGCAGATTCTCCTTCTGCTGCTTGGCGGCAATGCGTTTTGCCGTCTTTTCCAACTGTTTTTGCTGGCGTGCTTTTTCTTTTACCTGCTTGCCATAGCTGTACATGGATTTTCCCATCGTCATGCTCCTTTTTTACTAAACCGTTATCATCTTGCCTGAAAACACGGCAGGTTCGGCTAATGGGTCAACCCAGCGGCGCCTCACCCCTTGCTTGTAAGTCAGGGCTTGCGCTTTGGCTGCTTATCAAGCTTGTGTTTTGCATTTTGCTTCTGTTTTTCAGCAGACTGCTTCTGCCCCTTTTCCTTGTCCTTCTTGCCGCCCTTGTCTCCCATTTCGTTTCTCCTTTTCAGATGTAGGATTATGCTGCAAAAACGATAGACGCATCTTCAATTTACTGCAATCTTGCATACTATTGCACAGGAGTCAATGAAGCTTTGGTGAATTTTTGTTCTCCCCCTTGTCTAAACAGTTCATTTATTATACTCTGCTCCGGCAAAAAAACATTTATCTGCCAAGGAGGCAAAAAATGGACGGACGGGGATTGGAACAAACGTGTATCAACACGATTCGTTTTCTGGCGGCGGATGCCATCGAAAAGGCCAAATCGGGACATCCCGGCATGCCGATGGGGGCGGCGCCCGCGGCGTTTACCCTCTGGACCAAATATTTGCAGCATGATCCGCGCGCCCCGCTCTGGCCGGATCGCGACCGTTTTGTCCTTTCCGCCGGACACGCCTCGATGCTGCTCTATTCGCTCCTTTATCTGAGCGGCTATGACCTTTCCCTGGACGATCTCCAGTCCTTCCGGCAGTGGGGCAGCAAGACGCCCGGCCATCCGGAGCGCCAGCATCCGCCGGGAACGGAGATGACGACCGGTCCGCTCGCTCAGGGGCTGGCCGCGGCGGTCGGAATGGCGGCGGCAGAGGCGCACCTCGCCGCCCGGTTCAACCGTCCGGGGTACCCGCTCGTTGATCACCGCACCTATGTTTTTGCCAGCGACGGGGATCTGATGGAGGGCCTCTCCGCCGAGGCGTGCGCGCTGGCTGGCCACCTGGGGTTGGGAAAACTGACCGTCCTGTATGACGACAACCGGATCTCTCTTTCGGGGGCGACTGCCCTTTGTTTTACCGAGGATATCCCCAAAAGGTTCGAGGCCTCGGGCTGGCAGGTGATCGAAATCGAGGATGGCAACGATACACAGGCGATCGCCCGGGCGCTGGAGGAGGCGGCCCAGGAAACTGATAAACCTTCGCTTGTCCGGCTCCGTACGACAATCGGCTTCGGCGCGCCGAAAAAGCAGGGGACAAGTTCTGCACACGGTTCGCCGCTGGGGGCCGAGGAGCTGAAGGCCGCAAAGACAAATCTCGGCTGGCCGCCGGAACCACCGTTTTTTGTCCCGGCGGAGGCGCTGGACCGTTTTCGGCAGGCGGCTTCAGACAGGGCCAAAAAACATCTGGAATGGAAAGAACTGCTGCGTCGTTATTCCGAGACCTGGCCGCAGGAGGCGGCGGAGTTTGACCGGGTGACGAAGGGAGAACTGCCGGAGAACTGGACGGATTTGCTGCCTTTTTACCTGCCCGATACGAAGGATGTTGCCACGCGCAAGACCTCCGAGGCGTTCCTGCAGGCGGCGGCGGAAAAACTTCCCGAACTCATCGGCGGGTCGGCCGATCTGAACCCCTCCACTTTTTCCTGGTTGAAGGGAAAGGGCGATTTCCAAAAACCCGCCGCGAGCGTCACCCTCCCGGAAGGTGCCTGCGGCGGCGAGTGGGGCTATGGGGGCAGAAACATCCATTTCGGGGTGAGGGAACACGCGATGGCGGCAATCGCCGGCGGGATGGCGATCCACGGGGGCGTCATCCCTTTTACTGCGACCTTCTTCACCTTTGCCGACTACATGCGTCCCTCGATGCGGCTCGCCGCGTTGATGGGGCTCCGGGTAATCTACATCTTCACCCATGACAGCATCGGGGTCGGCGAGGATGGCCCGACCCACCAGCCGGTCGAGCACCTGATGAGTTTGCGCGTGATGCCGAATCTGACGGTAATCCGCCCGGCCGACGCCAATGAAACGATCGAGGCCTGGCGACTCGCCGTTGAAAACGTCTGTGGTCCGACCGCCCTTGTCCTCACCCGCCAGAACCTGCCCGTTGCCGACCGGCTGCTGGTAGGCGCTGCGGATGGAGTCCGCAGCGGCGGTTATGTCTTCTGGGATTCGGCGGAGGGGGAAGAGCCGCAGGTCTTGCTGATCGGAACTGGCTCGGAGCTTCAGCTTGCCGCCCAGGCGGGGAAGACCCTGGCCGAAGAGGGAATCCGCGTCCGCGTTGTCTCCCTGCCCTGCTGGGAGCTTTTTGACGCCCAGCCCGAGGAGTACCGGGATGCCGTGCTTCCTCCCGCCGTGCAGGCGCGGGTGGCGGTGGAGGCGGGGGCAAAACTGGGCTGGGAGCATTACGTGGGAGCAAAAGGGGCGGTGCTCGGGATCGACCATTTCGGCGCGAGCGCCCCGTATCAGGTGCTCTATGAAAAATTCGGGCTCACCGCGGAAAGAGTGGCGGCGGAGGCGCGCCGCCTTCTGAAAACAGCCGATTAAGGGAAATGCAAACAAGGGGTCGCCGGTTTTCACCGGCGGGCCACCTTCAGGATGTAAACGCAGGAAATGGGGGCAGGATGACAACAAAGATGAATTTTCGCCCGGGATTATTTCGGGATTGGGAAGCGGATATCCGTAAAAGGCTGGTGGCCGAGAAGATTGTCGAGCGGATTGCAAAGAAGGACTACACCGTCTGGAAACCCGCGCCGACTGAGATAGCCAACCGCCTCGGCTGGTTAGACAGCCCCGGGCTGATGCCGGGGAAAATAGCCGAGATAGAGGAGGCGGTGGCAGAGATTCGGGCAGACGGGTACAATTTTGCCCTCCTGCTCGGGATGGGTGGCTCCAGCCTCGCGCCGGAGGTATTGCGCAAGGTGTTCGGAATCGCCGCCGGCTATCTGAATCTGGAGGTGCTCGACAGCACCGATCCGGGGGCAATTCTCTCCCATGCGGCCTGCCTCGATTTTGCCAGGACGCTGTTTGTCGTTTCCACCAAATCGGGAGGAACGATCGAGACCCTTTCGCTGATGAAGTATTTTTACAACCTGACTGCCGAAAAACTCGGGAAGGAAAAAGCAGGCGCCCATTTCCTCGCGATTACCGATCCGGGCAGCAAATTAGCGGAAACAGCCCAACAAAACGGTTTTCGGCACATCTTTCTGAACGACCCGGAAATCGGGGGGCGCTATTCGGCCCTGTCGTTTTTCGGCCTGGTTCCCGCGGGCCTGCTGGGAATAGACATCCGGCGCCTCTTGGAAAAAACCGCCGCTGACAGCGGCGCGGCTGCCCTCCTGGGCGGAAGTCTTGGCGAATTGGCGCTGCGGGGACAAGACAAGTTGACCTTTGTTTTTTCGCAGCGGCTGGCCGCGCTGGGCGGCTGGATCGAGCAGTTGCTCGCGGAAAGCACCGGCAAGGAGGGGAAAGGCATCCTGCCGGTGATCGTTGAGCCTGCCGGCCCGCCCGCCTTCTACGGCGCCGACCGGGTTTTCTGCTCCGTCCGCCTGCAAAACGATGCGATCGGGGAGCCCCATTTGCGGGCGCTGGCAGCGGCAGGATTTCCCGTTGTGGATTTGACAATCGCCGACGACTATGATCTGGGAGGACTTTTCCTCTTTTGGGAGCTGGCGACTGCCGCCGCCGGGTGGCGTCTGGCGGTGAATCCTTTTGATCAGCCCAATGTTGAGTCCGCCAAGGCGCTGGCACGGCAGATGATCGACAAATATCTCCAGGAAAGAGTCCTTTTGGAAGAGGCGCCGGTTGTCGAGGCGGATGGTTTTTCCGTCTTCGGCCAGGTTGCGCTCGCCTACCCGGAGGACGTCCTGCAGGAATTTTTCTCACAGGCAACGCCCGGCGCTTACGCGGCTTTTATGGCATACCTTCCCCCGTCGCCCTGGGTTGACGATGCCGTACAGCGGCTGCGGGGGGTCATAGTGGAGAGATTCTCGCTTGCCACGACCTTTGGCTATGGGCCGAGGTTTCTGCACTCGACCGGGCAATTGCACAAGGGAGACAGCGGGCGGGGGCTTTTTGTCCAGTTTACCGCTGAGGACAGCGAAGACGCGCCCGTGCCCGAGGCAATGGGAAGCACCGAGTCAGCGCTGACTTTTGGGGTTTTGAAAAAGGCGCAGGCATTGGGGGATTTTCAGGCGTTAACGAAGGCGGGAAGAAAAATTATCCGGATTCATTTTCATGGGAATCCCGCCCGGGGCATTGACCGCCTGACGAAAAATCTTGCGAAAAAATCCTGAGTTTACGCCGCCGCATCGCAAATATTGGATGAGCTTTCGAGCACGGGCCCTTCGAGATTAGTTTCTTCGGTACGCGGTCAACGCAGAGGCAAAAAGTAACTGGCGGCCCCTCTGGGGGAAAAAGGAGCGAGCTAAAGATAAATTTATTGACAAAGGACGACGTCTTGGTTAAGGGTAACGAGGTTGCCGGCAGGAAATCGACATTGGTCAGAGACGGGCAATATTTTTTAAACTTTATGAATAGTTGGGAGGTATGCTGTGAGGAAAAAACCTGTATCAGTAATCGTTGCAATAGTATTTTCCCTGGTTTGTTTTGCCTTTTCCGCCGAGGCGAAGATTGTCGTCAAGTACGGCCACGTGGGACCGCCGATCCACCCGCAGCACCACGGCGCCGTGGCTTTCGCCAAATACGTGAATGAAAAAACGAATGGCGAGATCGAGGTGCAGGTCTTTCCCCTGGGCCAGCTCGGCGGCGAGCGGTCGATGTGCGAACAGGTGCAGGGCGGAACGCTCCATATGACCTCCGCCACGGCCGGGGTGCTCGCCAATTTTGTTCCGGAAATCGGGATCATCGAGCTGCCCTTTGTCTATCCGGACAGGGAGACCGCCTACAAGGTGCTCGATGACAAGGATGTCCGGGAACGTTTTGCGAAGTATGCCGAGG
Above is a genomic segment from Syntrophobacterales bacterium containing:
- a CDS encoding ABC transporter ATP-binding protein, which translates into the protein MSHAGEPEVLLKAENLLVRRGGATVLDIPELNVLPGQFLVLIGPNGAGKSTLLLTLAGLLAPVRGKLLFRGAGIGARGFDYRRQIAMVFQEPLLFDATVFDNVAAGLKIRGLGRAEIGRMVPEYLERFGIAHLAKRSARKLSGGEAQRTSLARAFVNKPQIIFLDEPFSSLDPPTRDALTGDLERIIRETGTTAVASTHDQTEALRLANRLAVMAEGRIVQIGTPAEVMYRPISETVASFVGVETVLRGRVVRFAEGVFTAAVEGGGIEAVGNVRMGEEVLCCIRPEHVTLSTNTPTQTTSARNVFSGTIREITPLGLFQRIRVDCGFGLVAYVTRQSLEELHLEEGMRVTASFKATSVHVIRRGGGTGIALSAPPQP
- a CDS encoding energy-coupling factor transporter transmembrane protein EcfT translates to MISLGQYLPDDTLLHRLDPRVKIVSVVALSLLIFGATAVEIPLISAFLVAIVVAARMTPARVLEALRPVLFFLALIFLVHLLFTAGTPLFTLAPLPLRITKEGLLRGLYVTWQFASLILAAALLTLTTAPSALVGGIERLLRPLSRVGIPSQDLALMIAMALRFVPLLLEEYEQLRMAQMARGADFTTGGLVPRGRAVVALVVPLLLSAFRRADEFALAMEARGYQRGGVRTTLCEFTFFRHDLGAFAVLVALIIVTLFLRFAAS
- a CDS encoding ATP-binding cassette domain-containing protein — protein: MIRVENLVYRYEAAAPDSLRGISLEIAEGEHAALIGPNGCGKTTLIKHLNALLFPASGTVCVDGMLTTDGSSVREIRRRVGMVFQNPDSQIVGMTVEEDVAFGPGNLALPAPEIRRRVAVSLEMVGMTGFEKRAPHTLSGGEKRLLSIAGVLAMNPRYIAFDEPTAYLDAASRERILAIIRRLNLEGMAIIHIAHDLRDVAEADRVAVMDRGLLLRTGTPEEIFGKPGPLTVSGLHPPGDNAE
- a CDS encoding biotin transporter BioY; translated protein: MNPEQTSLRGMVYASLFGALTAVGAYIIIPLPPVPITLQTLFLGLAGTLLGGRLGALSQVVYLLLGIIGLPVFAGGKAGIGVLFGPTGGYLIGFVVAAFVIGKLTALKERPGFAWLCVSLVAGTAVVYALGVLQLSLIARLPLPKALAVGVLPFLAGDLLKIVLTAWIAIKLRERLHGQLP
- a CDS encoding energy-coupling factor ABC transporter ATP-binding protein; this encodes MSHHIVEFKDVSYRYPDGTEALNGINFRITHGESVGVVGANGAGKSTLLQQMNGYLLPTAGSITIGDLPLNKKTRQEIRKKVGIVFQNPDDQLFMPTVFDDVAFGPLNLGMDEATVRKRVQKALAMVNSLNLQDKPPHHLSSGQKSAVAIAAVMAMEPDILAMDEPASNLDPRSRRSLITLLKTFKHSKIIASHDLDLILDVCERCIVIGSGRVVADGPAAEILSNQTFLEANSLELPLSLQRREVCPGAIKD
- the cbiQ gene encoding cobalt ECF transporter T component CbiQ → MTFDARYFDIGRLDRLSYGGSFVHRLDPRAKVIATILFLFTVVSFPKYEVAALAPFFLFPALLLTVGAIPVRFLLRKILIVSPFAFFIGIFNPLLDTQTAVVLFGFAVSAGWLSFLAILLKFALTVSAALLLIATTSFPGICHALRRLGVPALFVSQLLFLYRYLFVLMEEAMRIIRAREMRSFGSHGAGMKMFVRLIGILFLRTVDRAERIYYAMLSRGFQGDIPTLKQSHIALSDLLFLSAMIASLGVFRFFPVAEKLGRVVQELF
- a CDS encoding energy-coupling factor ABC transporter permease codes for the protein MHMADALLSPAVGTTLWATTAVAGGYAAKKLKVQLDDKMIPLMGVLGAFIFAAQMINFTIPGTGSSGHLAGGMILAIILGPYAAFLVMASVLTVQALFFADGGLLALGCNIWNLGFYACFLIYPFIYKPWVGNSNQRGRILAASMISVILALQLGAFSVVLETLLSGNSDLPFGAFTLLMQPIHLAIGLVEGIVTAGVISYVQNARPELLESMAPSRLPGATLSLRRVLITFAALAVFAGGVLSLLASTNPDGLEWSIAKVTGNGELRDTEKGIARALKTIQQKTAFLPDYGFKRGKNYQEKPEPPPSWPNVGTGTSVSGLVGAAAVLGIIVLIGVSIRSCRGKDAQP
- the nikR gene encoding nickel-responsive transcriptional regulator NikR, which codes for MSELVRFGVSLEKNLLDRFDDLIRAKQYTNRSEALRDMIRRELVEREWQGGCDVAGAITLIYDHHKRDIMCRVTDTQHDFQEVIISTQHIHLDHHNCLEILAARGKAEDVQRLADALRSIKGVRHATLSMSSTGRDIE
- a CDS encoding flavodoxin family protein — encoded protein: MKVIAINGSPHKEGNTFHALSMVGNELKAAGIEFEILPIGHKMIHGCIACGKCAISQDEKCSIQSDELNDLIQIVKQADGIILGAPVYYSGIPGTMKSFLDRMFFVAGSNGNLFRHKVAAAVVAVRRTGGSAALDSLTHYLTYSEMIIATSRYWNVIHGRTPGEAIKDDEGAQIMRVLGKNMAWLLKMQEATADKIMPPPKEEKVVTNFIR
- a CDS encoding DUF3820 family protein, with the protein product MTADEQIISPPLRQDADAFLKLAQATMPFGRYAGYRLVDLPERYVVWFSQKGFPEGELGKMLRTVYEIKVNGLEYLFDSLK